The proteins below come from a single Argentina anserina chromosome 1, drPotAnse1.1, whole genome shotgun sequence genomic window:
- the LOC126782395 gene encoding 1-aminocyclopropane-1-carboxylate synthase 7-like has product MAIEIEQPSPSVELSKIAVSDTHGEDSPYFAGWKAYDENPYDESSNPSGVIQMGLAENQVSFDLVEEYLEQHPEASNLGSKGFRENALFQDYHGLLSFRKAMASFMEQIRGGRAKFDPSRIVLTAGATAANELLTFILANPGDALLVPTPYYPGFDRDLRWRTGVNIVPIHCDSSNSFQITPQALEAAYKEAENKNMKVRGVLITNPSNPLGATIQRVVLQKILDFVTIKNIHLVSDEIYSGSAFSSSEFVSIAEILEAQQYKDAERVHIVYSLSKDLGLPGFRVGTVYSYNDKVVTTARRMSSFTLISSQTQQLLASMLSDKEFTENYIKINRERLRKRYDMIIEGLKSSGIECLKGNAGLFCWMNLGPFLDTPTREGELAIWNSMMYEVKLNISPGSSCQCSEPGWFRVCFANMSEQTLEVALKRIHKFMEQRERRH; this is encoded by the exons ATGGCTATAGAGATTGAGCAACCCTCTCCCTCTGTTGAGCTATCAAAAATAGCTGTTTCTGATACTCATGGAGAAGATTCTCCATATTTTGCAGGCTGGAAAGCATACGATGAAAACCCTTACGATGAATCCAGTAACCCTTCTGGAGTTATACAGATGGGACTTGCAGAGAATCAA GTTTCATTTGATTTGGTGGAAGAGTACCTGGAGCAACATCCAGAAGCTTCCAACTTGGGATCAAAAGGGTTTCGAGAAAATGCTTTGTTTCAAGATTACCATGGCCTTTTGTCTTTCAGAAAGGCGATGGCAAGTTTCATGGAGCAAATCAGAGGAGGAAGAGCCAAGTTTGACCCTAGTAGGATAGTCCTCACTGCTGGTGCAACCGCAGCAAATGAGCTGTTGACTTTCATTCTTGCTAATCCTGGTGATGCTTTGCTGGTTCCTACCCCATACTACCCAGG attTGATAGAGACTTGAGGTGGAGGACTGGAGTGAATATTGTACCAATCCACTGTGACAGCTCCAACAGTTTCCAGATTACTCCTCAAGCTTTAGAAGCTGCATATAAGGAAGCAGAGAATAAGAACATGAAAGTGAGAGGGGTGCTAATTACGAATCCATCCAATCCATTAGGTGCAACAATTCAAAGGGTAGTCCTTCAGAAGATTCTTGACTTTGTCACCATAAAGAACATCCATCTTGTTTCTGATGAAATCTACTCAGGATCCGCATTCTCATCTTCCGAATTTGTAAGCATTGCCGAGATTCTTGAAGCCCAGCAATATAAAGATGCTGAAAGAGTTCACATTGTTTACAGTCTTTCCAAGGACCTTGGTCTTCCCGGTTTCCGAGTTGGCACAGTATACTCATACAATGACAAGGTTGTAACAACGGCAAGAAGAATGTCTAGCTTCACCTTAATATCTTCTCAAACACAACAACTCTTGGCTTCCATGTTATCCGACAAGGAGTTCACCGAAAATtacatcaaaatcaatagagaGAGGCTGAGGAAGAGATATGATATGATCATTGAAGGCTTAAAGAGCTCCGGAATTGAGTGTCTGAAGGGTAATGCTGGCTTGTTTTGCTGGATGAATTTGGGTCCATTCTTGGatacaccaacaagggaaggtgaACTGGCTATTTGGAATTCTATGATGTATGAGGTGAAGCTAAATATATCTCCAGGTTCTTCTTGCCAGTGCTCTGAACCAGGTTGGTTCAGGGTGTGCTTTGCCAACATGAGTGAACAGACACTTGAAGTGGCACTGAAGAGAATACACAAGTTCATGGAACAACGAGAGAGAAGACACTAG
- the LOC126784598 gene encoding uncharacterized protein LOC126784598, with product MASSSSLTPPPVPIELHLRNREKLLSSIRHHLSHSSRPLHGFVLLQGGDEQNRYDTDHVDVFRQESYFAYLFGVKEPGFYGAIDIATGKSILFSPRLPAEYAVWLGEIKPLSYFKERYMVSVACYTDEITKVLQGEWKASGKPLLFLLHGLNTDSDNFSKPAEFQGLDKFDTDLTTLHPILTECRVIKSDLELALIQFANDISSEAHVEVMRKVKPGMYEYQLESIFLHHTYMYGGCRHCSYTCICATGGNSAVLHYGHAAAPNDRTLEDGDLALLDMGAEYNFYGSDITCSYPVNGKFTSDQSLIYNAVLDAHNAVIATLKPGISWVDMHKLAEKVILESLKREGILKGNVDDMMVERIGAVFMPHGLGHLLGIDTHDPGGYLKGPERIKEPGLKSLRTTREMEEGMVITVEPGCYFIDALLVAAMGSSNTTKFFNHEAVGRYKGFGGVRIESDVLITANGCKNMTKVPREIGEIEAVMAGAPWPLGTAS from the exons ATGGCTTCGTCATCGTCTCTTACTCCTCCGCCGGTCCCGATCGAGCTCCACCTCCGCAACCGCGAAAAGCTCCTCAGCTCTATTCGCCACCACCTCTCTCACTCCTCTCGACCCCTCCACGGCTTCGTCTTACTCCAA GGAGGTGACGAACAAAACCGCTACGATACTGATCACGTCGATGTCTTCAG GCAGGAGAGTTACTTTGCTTACTTGTTTGGAGTAAAAGAGCCTGGATTCTATGGTGCTATA GACATTGCAACGGGGAAATCTATTCTGTTTTCTCCTAGATTACCTGCTGAGTATGCTGTTTGGTTGGGGGAGATCAAGCCGTTATCCTACTTTAAG GAGAGATATATGGTTAGTGTGGCATGCTATACCGATGAGATAACAAAAGTTTTACAAGGCGAGTGGAAGGCATCTGGTAAACCTTTATTGTTTCTCTTACATGGGCTCAACACTGATAGTGATAACTTCTCGAAACCAGCAGAGTTTCAG GGCCTTGATAAATTCGACACAGACTTGACTACCTTGCATCCGATTCTGACTGAATGCCGTGTTATAAAATCAGATCTGGAGCTTGCCCTTATCCAGTTTGCTAATGATATAAGCTCTGAAGCTCATGTCGAG GTCATGAGAAAAGTTAAGCCAGGCATGTATGAGTATCAGCTAGAAAGCATATTTCTTCACCACACCTATATGTATGGTGGCTGTAGACATTGTTCTTATACTTGCATTTGTGCTACTGGCGGAAATAG TGCTGTTCTTCATTATGGGCATGCAGCAGCTCCAAATGACAGG ACCCTGGAAGATGGAGatttggcattgcttgatatGGGAGCTGAATATAACTTTTATGGGTCTGACATAACGTGTTCCTACCCT GTGAATGGAAAGTTTACCTCTGACCAATCTCTTATATATAAT GCTGTTCTTGATGCCCACAATGCTGTCATAGCAACACTGAAACCTGGAATAAGCTGGGTCGATATGCATAA ACTAGCAGAAAAGGTAATTCTTGAGTCATTAAAGAGAGAGGGCATCTTAAAGGG TAATGTAGACGATATGATGGTTGAACGAATCGGTGCTGTTTTCATGCCTCACGGCCTTGGACACTTGCTTGGTATCGACACTCATGATCCTGGTGGCTACTTGAAG GGTCCGGAGAGGATTAAAGAACCTGGACTGAAGTCTCTGCGTACTACAAGAGAAATGGAAGAAGGGATG GTGATAACGGTGGAGCCTGGGTGCTACTTCATTGATGCTTTGTTGGTTGCTGCTATGGGAAGTTCAAATACTACAAAGTTCTTCAATCATGAAGCCGTTGGTAGATATAAAGGATTTGGTGGAGTTCGAATTGAAAGCGACGTG CTCATCACAGCCAACGGTTGTAAGAACATGACGAAGGTTCCTCGGGAAATAGGCGAGATTGAAGCAGTAATGGCAGGGGCACCTTGGCCTCTTGGCACTGCCTCCTAA
- the LOC126793655 gene encoding uncharacterized protein LOC126793655 produces the protein MANLRAVDHFEDKEDDHSTRKHPYNTECVGDNIEDKKDDHSTGKRPQTSQFKQIADVYAKLVEDAHRYHSDGHPVRILPADFAAKKRDDRIPRGYTSSSRDSLREGYGMVCKRCWVPNCRTGRYNVPMLMNCYYCKEHGKHFSYDCPSYRGPTMADHLSCFNWKKADPSRVKRFSALRNRSNSDKKK, from the exons ATGGCTAATCTCC GTGCAGTCGACCATTTTGAAGACAAGGAGGATGACCACAGCACGAGGAAGCACCCATACAACACTGAAT GTGTTGGCGACAATATTGAAGACAAGAAGGATGACCATAGCACTGGGAAGCGCCCTCAAACCAGTCAATTTAAGCAAATTGCTGATGTTTATGCTAAACTAGTGGAGGATGCTCATCGTTACCATTCTGATGGTCATCCTGTCCGCATTTTGCCTGCCGATTTTGCTGCTAAGAAACGGGATGATCGTATTCCAAGAGGCTATACCTCTTCATCCCGTGATAGTCTTCGCGAGGGATATGGAATGGTTTGTAAACGCTGTTGGGTTCCAAATTGTCGCACCGGTCGCTATAACGTTCCTATGTTGATGAACTGTTACTACTGTAAAGAGCATGGTAAACATTTCTCGTATGATTGCCCTTCATATCGTGGTCCGACAATGGCCGACCACCTCAGCTGCTTCAATTGGAAGAAAGCGGATCCAAGTCGTGTTAAGAGATTTTCGGCTCTACGAAATAGATCTAAcagtgataaaaaaaaataa
- the LOC126783407 gene encoding probable protein arginine N-methyltransferase 1.2: protein MMGRRKSKTSNSDFAEASSATRFEDADHDESMCEHPDLDKPVHDDDSMEVSFVEANDKTSADYYFDSYSHFGIHEEMLKDLVRTKTYQNVIYQNKFLFKDKVVLDVGAGTGILSLFCAKAGAKHVYAVECSDMAERAKEIVETNGFSDVVTVLKGKIEELELPVAKVDIIISEWMGYFLLFENMLNTVLYARDKWLVDDGILLPDKCSLFLTAIEDAEYKEDKIEFWNNVYGFDMSCIKKQAMMEPLVDTVDQNQIVTNSQLLKTMDISKMTPGDASFTAPFKLIAERDDFVHALVAYFDVSFTKCHKLMGFSTGPRSRSTHWKQTVLYLEDVLTVCQGESIVGTMTVAQNKKNPRDIDIMLKYSLNGQRCTVSRVQHYKMR, encoded by the exons ATGATGGGTCGCCGAAAGAGCAAGACCAGCAACTCGGACTTTGCAGAAGCTTCGTCGGCGACCCGGTTCGAAGACGCAGACCACGACGAGTCGATGTGCGAACACCCCGATCTCGACAAACCCGTCCACGACGACGACTCCATGGAGGTCTCCTTTGTCGAAGCCAATGATAAAACCAGCGCCGACTATTACTTCGACTCCTATTCCCACTTCG GTATTCACGAA GAGATGTTGAAGGATCTAGTGAGAACCAAGACGTatcaaaatgtaatttatcAGAATAAGTTTCTATTCAAGGATAAAGTTGTTCTTGATGTCGGAGCTGGGACTGGAATTTTGTCCCTGTTTTGTGCTAAAGCTGGCGCCAAGCATGTTTATGCC GTTGAATGCTCAGATATGGCTGAGAGGGCAAAAGAGATTGTTGAAACTAATGGTTTCTCTGATG TCGTAACTGTGCTGAAAGGGAAGATTGAAGAACTTGAGCTTCCAGTTGCGAAAGTGGATATAATTATTTCTGAGTGGATGGGATACTTTTTGTTGTTTGAGAACATGTTGAATACAGTCCTCTATGCTCGTGATAAATGGCTT GTAGATGATGGCATTTTGCTACCGGACAAATGCTCTCTTTTCCTAACAGCTATTGAGGATGCAGAGTACAAAGAAGACAAGATTGAAT TTTGGAATAATGTATATGGCTTTGACATGAGCTGCATCAAGAAGCAAGCCATGATGGAGCCTCTAGTGGACACAGTTGACCAAAACCAAATTGTTACAAATAGCCAGTTACTCAAG ACAATGGATATATCTAAGATGACTCCAGGAGATGCTTCTTTCACAGCTCCTTTTAAGCTTATTGCTGAACGTGATGATTTCGTTCATGCTCTTGTAGCCTACTTTGACGTGTCATTTACAAAATGTCACAAGTTGATGGGCTTCTCTACAG GACCAAGATCACGGTCTACTCATTGGAAACAAACAGTCCTTTACCTGGAAGATGTGCTGACAGTATGTCAAGGAGAGTCAATTGTTGGAACCATGACCGTggcccaaaacaaaaaaaatccccGTGATATTGATATAATGCTCAAGTATTCATTGAATGGCCAGCGGTGCACGGTCTCGAGGGTTCAACATTACAAAATGCGCTAA
- the LOC126792823 gene encoding uncharacterized protein LOC126792823 has product MAKLRLVQVSIFTVVLISALVSISECAKKPVTVARKEDVPFIKCQVCEKLAAQLHHQVEKKRAEIEPKKISEYEIIEITENVCNLKKAEADWILLIDIVEQGDKLQLVEQESEGQCNSECKTIERACQEVLGYSDTDVAEYLYKSKPDIGSLVNYLCKDLTTACTVKPPPVPKDRTPGEVFVPKSSKEAEMEKILKSMEGMPGAPGMKMYSRDDLMNMKNFGGEEGDEEDDDDDDDTQFPSKLGKALREKESTKTDVKQKITHGIMKTKDTLKKHANRVSNWLRQRWRGLKQAASKKSTRASKAEL; this is encoded by the exons ATGGCGAAGCTGAGACTAgttcaagtttcaatctttacaGTGGTGTTGATCTCGGCATTGGTTTCAATCTCCGAGTGTGCAAAGAAGCCGGTGACTGTGGCGAGGAAGGAGGACGTTCCCTTCATCAAGTGCCAAGTCTGTGAGAAGCTGGCAGCTCAGTTGCACCACCaagttgagaagaagagagctgAGATCGAACCCAAGAAG ATCTCGGAGTATGAGATCATTGAGATTACGGAGAATGTTTGTAATTTGAAGAAGGCGGAAGCGGATTGGATTTTGCTGATTGATATTGTTGAGCAAGGAGATAAGTTGCAG CTGGTGGAACAAGAATCTGAAGGACAATGCAATTCGGAATGCAAGACCATCGAGCGAGCATGTCAGGAG GTTTTGGGTTATTCTGATACTGATGTTGCTGAATATCTATACAAATCCAAACCTGACATTGGTTCCCTTGTTAATTACCTATGCAAAGATCTTACTACAGCGTGCACTGTCAAGCCTCCTCCAGTTCCTAAG GATAGGACTCCTGGAGAAGTTTTTGTGCCCAAGTCATCGAAAGAGGCTGAAATGGAAAAGATTTTGAAATCTATGGAG GGTATGCCAGGAGCCCCAGGCATGAAAATGTACTCaagagatgatttgatgaacaTGAAAAACTTTGGCGGGGAAGAAGGTgatgaggaagatgatgatgatgatgacgacaCTCAGTTTCCCTCAAAATTG GGAAAGGctttgagagagaaagaaagtaCAAAGACTGATGTGAAACAGAAGATCACCCATGGAATTATGAAGACCAAGGACACACTAAAGAAGCATGCAAACAGAGTCTCCAACTGGTTACGGCAAAGGTGGAGGGGACTCAAACAGGCAGCGTCAAAGAAGAGTACAAGGGCCAGCAAGGCAGAGCTTTAA